A segment of the Campylobacter anatolicus genome:
AACTAAATTTAAGCTCACTTAGCCCATACTCTTTTGCCCAAGCTCTCTCCTCTTGCATACCTCTACTGTTATCACTCCATTTGCTTTGAAAATAGTAATAATAGCTACATACCCTTAAAAGCTCTTCACAGTTTTTCATGATCTTATCTCGCTCAAACTCACTGTAAATATCCATAAAGGCGAGTATCGGACTAATTGGCTCATACCCATTAAGTCTTACTATTTTGCAAGCTTCTTTTGCAAGCTGCTTTGCATAATAGCTTCTGTCTCTATCCTTGCAATCTATGCTTGCATATGGAGTTGAGACAAATACTAATCTTGCTGTTCTCATATATATCCTTTCTGTTAAAATTTAATTTTATAAGACGGCTCGTAAGCCGCCCTAAAAATCAAATCAAACTAGCCTTATAAGCCGTTACGTCATCACACTTTTCTTGTATGTTTTTTACAAGCTGGTTTAAAACTTCACGCCTTATTATCTCTGCCGTATAGCAAATAAGCTTTATGCTAAACTCGCTATCGTTTTTAATATCTACAAATAGCTCCACTTCAAACTCGCCCATCAGGCTAACGTCGGCTTCATAAATAGGTAGTTTAAATGTTATCTTGTTTGGCAATGTTAAGTTTTCTTTTGCACCTGATTTTATCTCTACATCTAGGCTTATCTTTGAGCTAGTATTTTTTTGAATGCTATCAAATTTCTTAACCGCTTGTAAGCTTTGGGCTAACTCAATAACATCCATATTGTCGTTTGGCCTACCATCTATCTTAGTGATATACATAAACAAAGACTTAAGCAAGAATATAAAATCTCTTTGTGATAAATTCATATCTAAACTCTGAATAAAACCTGAGTAAAACGGCGTGTAGGCTAAGTTTAGCCCTATGCGTTTTTCACAAAACTCTGCTTTATCCTTGGTGTTAAAATCCACTATGCACTTTATACTCTTATCATCAAAAAATAGCTTTGAGCTTGACTCTTTGTATTCATTTACTAGCCCTACAAAGCTATCAATATCAAGAGCGTTTATGCAGTAACTATTTCTTAATGGCTCTTTTAGCAACTCATCTCTTAGCATATAGTCTTTATGGACTATGACGGCTCTTTTTTTGCTGTCTATTTCTATGTTTGGCACTATGTATTCATTTAGTTCTTTTTGCATTTTCTATCCTTTATTTCTTAAAATCAAACACCAACTGATCCGGTGCATTTCTACTAGGTAACATCTCTTTACTAACGTAAAATCTAGTTTTAATAGGCTCTTTTGGTAAAATTACGCTATTTGAGCCAAATACTACTATTTGACCTTTTTCATGTTGGTCAGGCTTTATGGTTAGCTTTAGAGTTATATTCGCTGACTTTTCAGTCTGAACGACTGAATTTATGGCTGTTTTTAGATTTTTTGAGGTTTCGCTTAAAAAAGCTCCACCACCTAAGCTACGTAAGGCATCTATTAAGACATCTATGTCGCTATTTACTACGGTTTGTGTCATTTTTTATCCTTTTTATTTTTATGTTCTTTAAAGATGCAATAAAGCCACACCTAAGAACCAACACTAAAGATTAAGGTTGCTTTCACAACCCACCGAAATTTATTTAAAGTGTTTTTGAGCTCAAGCACTTAATCAAACCGCCCACAAGCGGCTTGTTAAATACTTAAATCTTTACTACATCCACTGCTTGTTTAGAGCCTTTTAGACAGATAAATTCTCCATCAAGCTCATAAAATTTGCGTGAATAAAATCCGTTTAGTCCGTGTATCATCTAGTTATCTCGCTTTCATTATCTCTTTTAGCTCTCTCTTTTTCAAGCTCTATTAAACTATCTTTTATATTTCCCCATAGCTTTTTATTTTTAGGATGAGTAAGTTTTGCAATAGCTCGTTTTTCTATCTGTCTTACTCTCTCTGTGCTAAGCCCTAAAATAACAGCTATTTGAGCGTATGTCATAATTTATCCTAGTATTACCATTTGTGTAGCATTTGCTATGATCTCATTATCAAGCTCACACTCATTAAGTTGTGCTAGTCTTAGTGCCTTTTTATATAGCTTCGCAGAGCTTCTAAAGTTACCTTTGCTATACTCATATATTCCGCTACCATAAAAGCTCTCACACTCCGCCTCGCTTAGTCCTTGCATGCACCACTTACCGCATATGCGTGAGTAAAGTTGCCTTAACTCCTTATTCTTGCCCATTAGGTTATTTAGCAGTATCTCAGTCCCACAAAGTATCATCGTAGTACGCGAAAAGTCATAAATTCGCCTTAAGTCCTCTAAGGCTCTTAAAGGCAGATGCTCTGCTTCATCTATTAAGATTATCTTGTCGTTATCTTTTAAAAACCTAGCCACAGCCTTTAGTTTTGCATTTATACTATTTGCACCATCTATCTTTAGTGCCTCACAAAGCTCTTCAAGAAGCACCTTAGCCGTAGTGTGACAAGTAGCCTCTATTAGCACTGCATTTGGGCTATTTTTTGCAAATTCTTTAAGTATAGTTGTTTTTCCTGTGCCTGCACTGCCATACACAAGAGCTATCTCACGCTCATTTATAGCCTCATTGATGACAAACTTTGCCATTTTTGCATCTTTGCTAGCAAAAATTTCATCTTTTAGCACGGTGCTTTTTGTCTCGCTTTTAATTTGGTAGTTATTTATGTATTTTTCTACCTTTATAGCAACACTTTTGGTATCACCTTTGTATACTCCTTGTCTGAATTGACTTATTGCTGCACTACTAACACCAATTGCACGAGCCAAAGCTGAAGCACTTATCTTGCTTTCTTTTAAAAACTCATTGAGTTTATCTATGATTTCTTTCATTTCTTCTCCTTTATGTTTATTTTAAAGACTTTTAAAAATGTTTAAACATCGTTTAATACGCTTTTAAAGGCTTTTATTTAACTCCAAAATGCTCCCACCCTTTATGTTTTTTACACTTTTTAATATCACTACCGGCTACATTAAGTATCTCATCGCTTAATGCCTCATTTTTAATCACAGACTTAGCCTTTTGGTTGGCAATACCTATAAGTCTGCTTTCACTATTTACCGCCTTTACGCTAGGTTTTATCGCTTCCTTAACCTCTATATTCTCTATAAAATTTATAAAATCTTCTCTTATTTCATTTGTTGCGATAGTTTTAGCCTCTTTGGTTTCTTTTAAGCGTTTGTTAAAGAGTTTAGCACCGGCCTTTGCGACTTCAACACTAACGCCTACTTTATCATCAAGCACCACTGCAACACCTATAAAATTATTCTCATTATCCCATACAAAGCACTCGTGGTTATTGTCTATATTTTTATTTACCCAAACGCGTTCATAGTTAAATAAATCCGGACTTTGATAGTAAAGATTATCCACACTAACACCCTTTTTATTTACGCTTTTTAGCTCCCTTTTGCTTAGCCTTGCACTTAGACTTATCGCGTCCATTGCTACTGCTTCATGTGCTTTTTGATTGTAAGCTTCACACACGCTCATCTCAAGTCTTTCTAGGTAGCGAGTATTTAAAAACTTTTCGCTATACATATCCATTAGGCTTTGTACTTGCTGTAAATTTTTAAGTTCTCTTAGGTTTGTCTTATAGCCTTTTTTAAGTCGTCTCTCTTTTTTAGAGTAGAAAAATTCAATAGCTTGTCTTTGAGTGATGTTGTGTCCGATAAAACCTGCTAAATTTGCGGTAAAATTATGTTGTAACGCCCTAAAATTTCTCTCAACATAAGGTTTTAGCCATCCGCTATAAGCCCGCACTGCTCTATACTCAATTTCTAATGCACTCATAACAGAGCTTATATGCTCGCTCTTAAAGGCTTTGCCGTTATCGCCCTTAATCACAGCTGGTTTGCCATATCTTAGTATGTATTTAGCTACCGCTCTTGCTATGCCTACGCTGTTTTCAGTATCTGATATATGAAATGTCGCAACGCCAGAGTAGGTATCTATTAAAGCAATTATGGTGTAGCGTTTTTGCCACTCTTTGACGTATGTTTCAAACTCATCTTTATCTTTAAATATGTTATTTACGGCGTTAAACCCTATCATATCGCAGATGTCGGAGGCATTGCATATTAAATCAAGCGGTGATGCATCTATTTCTACTATTTGATTTATACTATCCACCGCCCAGTTGCTTATGCCAAGGGAAGGTAACCCACGACTAATAGCTCCATCCTCACCGTAAAGGATTATATTTTTAAGCAGTTTGTTTTTATTAAGATAATTTTTAACAAAGCGATAAACAACCTCATAGCTTACAATCTCATCTTTTTTGCCATTAAATGCTTCAAGATTGAATTGACCACTTTTAATAGCCTCATAATTAAGCAAATTGTATATGTTTGTTACGTTTATCCTGCCTTGCTGTGCGTGGATTAATTTTATAGCGTAGTCTTTTAAACCTAAAGCCTCTAACATTAGCGTTTTATTGTTCGTTCGCTCATCGACTAATGCATCTAAGCCACCATTTTTATACTTTCTTTGCCAGTCGTATAATTTGTTTGATGTTAGCTTTATAGAACATATATTTTTTGAGTTTATATACTCTATAAAATCAGCTTCCTTTATCTTGCCTTTGGCGTTTTCCCACTCTTTGATAACATTATATTTTTCAAAGGCAGCCTTTCTTTTCTTATCAGAGCAAGTAGCTATAAGCGGTAGTTTATTACTATTATCCACTGCCTCGCACTCATATACTTTTTCTACTATGGATTTGTCACTTACCTCTTCATTCTGTAAACTCCATTTATAATCCATAGGACAAGAACTATTATTGAAATTATCAGCACTAGTAACAAAGTTGCAAATATCTGTTTTATCACTCTCATTTACGCTACTTTGTCTATTTGCTTTTTTATCTATGAGTATATTACTGCTAATGCTATGATTGTCATGCAAATTATAAACAAAGCATCCATCTACGCTCTCTTTACTTTCCAGCCATACACACCCATTGGCGTTACAGCTATTTGAAACCCTTTGCTCTGCATACTCTTTATGAACTCCTGCGTTTGTGCCTGCCCCCTTTTCTCTTGCGTTTGCATTAACTTTATTAAACCCTTTGCTTGGGTTTGCTCTATCACTACTGTTTTCATCTGATTTTCCTTTTGTGTTGTTTACTATGTTATCGTCTAGCCAGATTTGAAGGATTTTTCCTGAAGCACCACCGCGTCCGTCGATGTATTCAAAGTATAATTTATGGAACTTTATAGAGCAAAATTTTTTACCAGACTTCTCTGAACGACGCGTTGCTTTTTGCAAGGCATCATATTTTACACCCAAAATTTCCGCCGCCTCTTTAGAATTTACCCACATACCTATTGCCTTACGCTACTTTTATTCCATCTTTTTCAAGCACTTTTTTAGCTCTTTTACTTATATAACCCTTATAAAAGCTACTTAGACTTAGTCCACGCATCTCACAGTAGTCTTTTAGATCATATTTAGTCTTTTGTTTTACAGCCTTTGCGACCGGTGTTACTCTCTTTCCCATGGCTACTCCTTTACTATAAATTTTTATTGTTAAGTTTTTACTGTATAATTTTGCAAAAAAGGATCTATAATGCGTAAAGCCGTTTTATACTATAATAAATTTGAGGACATTATAAGAGATATACTGACTCAAATTCCAAGAGAAGTATTAGAGGAATTAGACGCAGTTGTTGCCGAATCTATAGAAAACAAAGAATTTCAAATAGAACCTCTTAAAGAGGAAATCCTAAAAAACGTGATTTCCTACATTAAAAAGACTCAAAAACAACGAGAAGACATGCTAAAGAATATGACTTTGCAGAAAAAAATTCTTGTAATATTTCCTGCGGTATATACCCTAACAAAGGCTTATCTTATACATTCAAAGAGTACCAACAAGCTATTTTTTAACTCTAGCGTCCCTTACAAGACATTTGCCGCACAAGTTGTTCGAGATCTATTTGAGATTTCATCTCACGACATTTTAGAGAATTTTCAATACCATGTTCGCTACGCTCTTGTACGTGATAAGATACGGCATAGATTATAAGATCAACGATTGCCTCTTTTCCATAAAAATCCTCGCTCATAGCTATATGACCTAACGCACCTAAAATTTCGCCGATACGCTCACTTTTTATACCTACGTGCATATTTGCTCCTTTTTAAAAATTTAACAATAAAATTTAAAAGAACTCAGTTAAGAAATTTTTTGCCTTTTATAAGGTATTATTTCCTAAATGGTTTTGAAATTATAGTATAATTTAAGGAACTTGTCAAGGGTTTTTATAGATTTTGGAGTAAAATATGGAACTTTCTTTGAGAATGAAAGAATACAGGGATTTGTACGGTTGGACACAAAACGATTTATCTGAGAAATCAGGAATATCAATATCTACTATCAAAAAATACGAAGCTGGTGCGGTTGAAAATTTTACTTATGAAAATTTAAAAAAAATATCATCAGCTTTTAATGTAACACCATCAGATTTTTTAGATGAATTTTTGTCCGTCAATCTGTCCGACAATCACAAAAAATTTGTCGACCAATCTGTCTCCCAATCACAAAATTTGTCCGTCAATCTGTCCGACAATCCATCTAATCTTAAAAACTCACACAAACAAACAAATATAATATCCATACCATACTTCGAAGACACCTATGCAAGTGCCGGAAATGGTGTAATTAACTACGATGAAGCTCCTGTTATTATGGACTTTGATGAAGAATTTTTAAGAATGTTTTTACGCATAAGTGGCAATATATCAAACATGCACATAATAAACTCTCGTGGCGATAGTATGGAGCCTACCATTACAAGTGGAGAGCTATTGTTTATAAATCCAATGCAAAACGAGAGTGGGCTAATTAGCGGCTGTATATACATTATAAACTATGACGGCGATATTTTTGTAAAACGCGTCGAAAAAAACCCTGTCACAAAAGCTATAACTTTATTTTCAGATAATGAAAAGTATGATCCTATAATAATAGAAAAGCACAACTTGGAGCATTGCTATATAATAGGCAGGGTTGTATCGCATATGAAAAGAGCTTAATTTAAAGCCTATTTAAACGGCTTTTAAAAGCTTGTAAAAAGCAGTGTAAAATTCTGTAAAGCTTTTGTAAAGTAATGTAAAATAAATTCGCCACTTTGATTTTAAATAAAATGGCTCCAAACCGTTATATTTAGGCATTTATCACCAAATTTCTCTCACTTTGATTTCTTACAAAACTTTACAGATAAGATATTACATTAACCATATTATCTATATAAAAAAGTGGTTTTGATATTATTTTTTTCATATTATTAAAATTTTTCAAAAACAAATCTCTTTTGTATTAGAGTCAATTAAAATTTACCACGATAGCTAGTTTGTCATATAACGTATCAATAGATAGCTTTTAAATTTTATATCTTTTTGATGCATATCACATAAACTAAACATATGTATATATTTATGCTATGCATGGTCATTTTTTGATTCGCTTTTCGCTTATTGTAAAATCTAAAGCTATACAATAATGAAAATAAAAATTTGCTTTTTATTAGAATAAATGAGTATAAAAGGCAACATCTAGTAGCAAAGATATTTTAGTTATCTCTTGCTACTATTTTAAATTTAAAACAAACTTCTTAAAAGCCCTTTAACTGCATCCTTTGTGTCGTTGCTTGAATTATTATTCTTGCCTAGTTGTCTGTCTAAGAACTTGTCTATTTCTTTTTCTGCTTTGCCACGCAGATAGTCCGAGCTTACGCTGTATTTTGGGGCTTTATTGGTACCTGTGATGTTTATCTTGGCATCTGTTTTTTCATAGCGAAAATCAACCGGTATATTTATAGCCCCAGTTGCCGTGTCAAAAATACCCTTTGTCACATTTATGTCGCTTCGTTTTGCGGACATTTTAGCATTAAAGCTTATTAAACTTTTATCTATCTCGCCTGCAACCTCACCATTTTTATAAATTTCGGTTGTTATATCACGTCCACTTAGCATTTTTATCGTATTTGTAAGCTGTGACGCGACTAGTTTACCCTCATTAATACCCACGTTAAAAATGCCTTTTTGTGCGGTTGTATCGTAGCTTAGTTTAGCATCTCCTAGTCCGTCATAAATATGTTCAAGTCCAAGAAGTGCACTAAGCCCTTTGAATGTAAAACCACTTAGGTTTGCAGTTAGATTGCCATTATTTAAGGTCGCATTTAGTTTGCCTTCTGCTAGGCTATTCGAGATGATTTGTGCGTTTAAGGTTTTATCATTTTTATTTACTGTGATATCGGCATTTAATTTGCCATTTAGCTGCATTTTTGTAATAGGAGCTAGTTTTTTTAGCTTATCTACATTGACATTTGCAGTGAGCTTTAACTCGCTATTTGTAATGTCAAAACTTCCTTTTATGTCATTTAAATTCATTAGTTCAGTTGCAAGATTTGCTCTAAAGTCAGCTACATTTTTAGCTAAGCTTATATCTGTATCAAGATCAAATTTCTCATCCTTGTCAAGCTCAATATTTGCTGATTTTTTAAGCTCGGCAGCATTTAATTTACCATTTTGTGTTTTTAGCTTT
Coding sequences within it:
- a CDS encoding DUF2303 family protein, whose translation is MQKELNEYIVPNIEIDSKKRAVIVHKDYMLRDELLKEPLRNSYCINALDIDSFVGLVNEYKESSSKLFFDDKSIKCIVDFNTKDKAEFCEKRIGLNLAYTPFYSGFIQSLDMNLSQRDFIFLLKSLFMYITKIDGRPNDNMDVIELAQSLQAVKKFDSIQKNTSSKISLDVEIKSGAKENLTLPNKITFKLPIYEADVSLMGEFEVELFVDIKNDSEFSIKLICYTAEIIRREVLNQLVKNIQEKCDDVTAYKASLI
- a CDS encoding sigma factor-like helix-turn-helix DNA-binding protein — translated: MTYAQIAVILGLSTERVRQIEKRAIAKLTHPKNKKLWGNIKDSLIELEKERAKRDNESEITR
- a CDS encoding AAA family ATPase — its product is MKEIIDKLNEFLKESKISASALARAIGVSSAAISQFRQGVYKGDTKSVAIKVEKYINNYQIKSETKSTVLKDEIFASKDAKMAKFVINEAINEREIALVYGSAGTGKTTILKEFAKNSPNAVLIEATCHTTAKVLLEELCEALKIDGANSINAKLKAVARFLKDNDKIILIDEAEHLPLRALEDLRRIYDFSRTTMILCGTEILLNNLMGKNKELRQLYSRICGKWCMQGLSEAECESFYGSGIYEYSKGNFRSSAKLYKKALRLAQLNECELDNEIIANATQMVILG
- a CDS encoding Mu transposase C-terminal domain-containing protein, which translates into the protein MWVNSKEAAEILGVKYDALQKATRRSEKSGKKFCSIKFHKLYFEYIDGRGGASGKILQIWLDDNIVNNTKGKSDENSSDRANPSKGFNKVNANAREKGAGTNAGVHKEYAEQRVSNSCNANGCVWLESKESVDGCFVYNLHDNHSISSNILIDKKANRQSSVNESDKTDICNFVTSADNFNNSSCPMDYKWSLQNEEVSDKSIVEKVYECEAVDNSNKLPLIATCSDKKRKAAFEKYNVIKEWENAKGKIKEADFIEYINSKNICSIKLTSNKLYDWQRKYKNGGLDALVDERTNNKTLMLEALGLKDYAIKLIHAQQGRINVTNIYNLLNYEAIKSGQFNLEAFNGKKDEIVSYEVVYRFVKNYLNKNKLLKNIILYGEDGAISRGLPSLGISNWAVDSINQIVEIDASPLDLICNASDICDMIGFNAVNNIFKDKDEFETYVKEWQKRYTIIALIDTYSGVATFHISDTENSVGIARAVAKYILRYGKPAVIKGDNGKAFKSEHISSVMSALEIEYRAVRAYSGWLKPYVERNFRALQHNFTANLAGFIGHNITQRQAIEFFYSKKERRLKKGYKTNLRELKNLQQVQSLMDMYSEKFLNTRYLERLEMSVCEAYNQKAHEAVAMDAISLSARLSKRELKSVNKKGVSVDNLYYQSPDLFNYERVWVNKNIDNNHECFVWDNENNFIGVAVVLDDKVGVSVEVAKAGAKLFNKRLKETKEAKTIATNEIREDFINFIENIEVKEAIKPSVKAVNSESRLIGIANQKAKSVIKNEALSDEILNVAGSDIKKCKKHKGWEHFGVK
- a CDS encoding XRE family transcriptional regulator, giving the protein MELSLRMKEYRDLYGWTQNDLSEKSGISISTIKKYEAGAVENFTYENLKKISSAFNVTPSDFLDEFLSVNLSDNHKKFVDQSVSQSQNLSVNLSDNPSNLKNSHKQTNIISIPYFEDTYASAGNGVINYDEAPVIMDFDEEFLRMFLRISGNISNMHIINSRGDSMEPTITSGELLFINPMQNESGLISGCIYIINYDGDIFVKRVEKNPVTKAITLFSDNEKYDPIIIEKHNLEHCYIIGRVVSHMKRA